One Helicobacter suis HS1 genomic window, AATTGATCTACTCAGTGAAGTGGTTTATGAATTTCCAGAATTACAAGGGGTAATGGGTTCTTATTATGCTAAACACCATGGTTACCCCCTCGCTATTTGCATGGCCATTAAAGAACAGTATTTACCCACCGCTGAAAATACGCCCCTCCCTACAACTTTACTAGGCGCTTTGGTGTCTTTAAGCCATAAACTAGATAGTCTGCTTTCTCTTTTTAGTATTGGAAAAATCCCCACAGGTTCTAAAGACCCCTTTGCCTTGCGCCGTAGCTGTAATGGGGTTTTGCGTATTTGTTTGCAGTACCAAATACCTTTTAATTTAGAAAGCGATTTACTAGCTTTACAAAATCTAGGCTATAAACCCTTTGATGTCAAAATATTAAGAGATTTTATACTAGAGCGTTTTCTCCATGTTTTATCCACTATTCCTAATTTTTATCCTAACTTGTATAAGGGAGTTTTACAAGGCATTGAAACCCTCAATCAAGGAGATTATGAAATCTGCCAAATTGATGCCAAAGTCCGGGCTCTTGTAGCTTTTTTTGAAAAAACACAGACTAAAGAATTTGTGGCCGTATTTAAACGAGTGGCTAATATTACACAAGATTACAAGGATACAAAACCAGTTGATCCAGAACTCTTTATAGATTCAAGTGAAGTGGATTTATTTACAGCCTATCATCAGCTAGAAGCTACACATTTTGACTCTTTACAGGATAAAATCCATGCGCTTTTTGCGTTAAAAGAGCCTTTAGAGGTGTTTTTTGATCGCGTACTTGTCAATGATGCTAACCAGCGTATCCAGCATAACCGTAAAGGGTTATTGTGGTTAGTTTATCGCGCGTTTTTAGGTGTGGCTGAAGCCAAAGCTTTATAGACTGTGCGCACTCTTCTTATTTTAGGATTTTTACTAGCATGTTTAAATGCCCGTACCCTCTCCTTAGAAGAGTTTTACAAACGAGTAGAACATAACTCTATGGAACTTATCCAAAAAAAGGCCACTTTCATTAGTCTTTTAGAGGAGCAAAAGTCTACTAATTCTTGGGATTTTCCCTTTATTTCTAATGAAACCTCTATTGTTAGAAACTACCAAGGCATCGCAGAACCCCAACCCAGAACGGTTTTAATGATCAAGCCTAAACTCCCATGGGTGAGTCGTTTGCTAGCTAGAAGTTTATCTATTAAGAATGTGCAGTACCGCAAGAGTTATGAGTTAAGCCGTAATTTGGCTTTCATTGGAGCTAAAAGGCTGTATTTAAATTATATTCTTAATATTGAAAAATACAATGTCTATTCCCGTAGAGAGCAAATTTTTTTATCCCAGCTTAATGCTGCTAAAAGCAAAGTTGCAGCAGGGAGTATGTCTAAGAAGGATTATATCAACTTTAAAAACTCTTATTTAGAATCCAAACTAGCCAAGATCAACACAGAAACCCTCATTATCAACCAAGAACGCATGCTAAATACGATGCTAGCCATTGTAGATCCAGTAGAGCGGGGTTCTGATTTTGGTATTTTTTTAGACAAAAAACACGCGTTAAGGATTTCTGGGTTAAAATTTGAATATGTGCATTTGGGCGAACATGCTTTAGAACGGGTGTTACAACGATCGCTTTATGTAGAAATCCTTGATCTAGCCGCTAAAGATTACCGAGTAAATGCTAATTTGGCTAATCGCAATGTTTTCCAAAACTTTGAATTTGGCTTGGGTTCAGAAAGTTATAACTCAGCCACTAATTTATCTATGGAGTTTTATATTCCCTTGCCTGTAACGCCTAAAAATATCCATCTTAAACGCAAATTCATGGCATTAGAGAATGGTACGCGTGCTCAAAATGAAGTTATGAAACGCAATATCCACATTAATGCAAATGCCTACCTCAACCAATTAGAAACCAAAGAAAAATATATCCGAATCCAAATTGATGCCATTGATAATAAAGCCAAACTTATGGAAATGGGAAGAGTGGCTTATGAAGCCCAAAAGATTGGTTTATTTGAGTATCTTTTTTATCAAAATGCCTACATGGATGCTTTAATTGCTCTAGCTGAGGCTAGAATAGAATATGTTAACATCACAGCTTTATTAGAAGAAACTTTAGGAGAGACCCTGACACACATAGGAAGCGCCTATTGAGAATTTTGGTTTTAGCCTTGTTGCTTTTTGTCTCTCTTAAAGCCTATGATGAAATCATTTTAACCCAAAAGCAGATTGATAGCTTGGGTATTAAAGTGGTGTCTTTAGATCAAAAATTTGCAACCCGTGGATTGCCCTTTAACGCCTACATTGACTTTAATAATTTTAATCTCAAACACACGGTGATTCAAAGTTTAGGCTTTAATGCGACGGTAACGGCTATTTATAAAAGCGAAGGCGAATTTGTCAAAAGAGGCGATTTGATTTGTGAGATTAGTTCTATTGATTTAAGCAATTTATATTTTGAGTTACAAAACAATAAAAACAAACTCAAGGTAGCCTTAGATGTGAGTACAAAGGATCGCAGTCTTTACAAACAAGGTGTGATCGCTAAAAGAGAGTATCAAAATAGCCATTTAATGAGTCAAGAAATGAGTTTACGGGTACACCAATTAGAAACCACCTTTAAAAACTTTGGAATCGATCCAGCAAACCCTTTAGGATCGCATGGTTTTCGTATCATCGCCCGTAATAGCGGGATTCTCTCTATCGCCCCTAAAGTTTTAGGCGAAAAGATTTTACCCTTCACCACCTATATCCGCATCTCAAAAAATAACGATCTAATCGCGCGCATTAAATTATCCGTAGGCCTTGCGCGCTATATCAAAAAAGGGTCTAGAGTTTTTGATGATGATGGCAACATTATTGGGGTGATTCAAAGTATTTCTGTCGTGTTAGATAAAAGTTCTAACACCATTTTAGCCATAGCATTTATCACCAAAGGCCATTTCCATGTAGGAGAAATGATTGATGTTTATGTGGAGGGCACTAAGCCTAAAAATTCCTTGTTTATCCCTTCTAATGCTGTTATTAAAAACAACCAAGATTATTTGGTCTTTGTACGCACAAAAAAAGGTTTCATGCCCACCGTTATAAAAGTGATTGAAGAGCGCAGCCTTACCTTTGTGGTGAGTGATAAAAATATAAGCCCCCAAGCAAAAGTGGCTACCGGATCTCTAGTTAGTTTAAAAGGCATTATTAATCATCTTGGAGATGATTAATGCTAGCCTCGCTGATTGAATTTTCTCTCAGACAACGAGTCATTATTATTATTTGCGCTTTTTTACTCCTTCTCTTTGGGCTTTATAGTTTTTTAACCACCCCAGTAGATGCTTTCCCGGACATGGCGCCTACTCAAGTTAAAATCATTCTCAAATTGCCCGGTAGTTCCCCTGAGGAAATGGAAAATAATGTGGTACGGCCTTTAGAGTTAGAACTCTTAGGTTTAAAAGGAGAAAAATCCCTACGCAGCACCTCTAAGTACTCTATCTGTGATATTACGATTGATTTTGATGATAGCATGGATATTTATCTAGCCCGCAATATTGTAAGTGAAAAATTAGCCTTAGTGATGCCTGATTTACCCGATGATGTAGAGGGCGGCATAGCCCCCATTGTAACCCCGCTTTCTGATATTTTCATGTTTACCATTGATGGGAATTTACCCGGAGTAGACAAACGGCAATTACTAGATTTTGTGATTCGCCCACTACTGCGCACGATTCCGGGCGTGGCTGATGTTAACTCTATTGGCGGGTTTAGCCGTGCCTTTGTGGTGGTGCCTGATTTAAACGACATGGCAAGACTAGGTATTTCTATTAGTGATTTAGAAAAAACCCTTAAAGCCAATTTAAGCAATAGTGGAGCAGGGAGAGTAGATCGCAATGGAGAAACTTATTTAGTGAAGATTCAAACCATTGCCCTCACACCTGAGGAAATTGGCGATATTACAATCCCAACTGCAACAGGTTTTTTACACATTAAAGATTTTGCTAGAGTGATCACCCAGTATAGAACGCGTCTTGGCTTTGTAACTAAAAATGGGATTGATGAAACAACAGAGGGGTTAGTGCTTTCACTCAAGGGGAGTAATTCTAGCGCCATTATTAAAGAGGTGCGTAAAAAGCTTGAGCAAGACATTAAGCCTCTACTGCCTGCAGGGGTGCACACCCATGTTTTTTACGATCGTTCTGAATTCACTCAAAAAGCCATCAACACCGTTACAAAAACCCTCATTGAGGCTATTATTCTTATCATCATCACCTTATTTTTATTCTTGGGTAATTTCCGCGCTTCTCTAGCCGTAGGTGTTATTTTACCCTTAAGTTTATCTGTTGCCTTTATTTTAATTAAGTTTAATGGCATGACTTTAAATTTGATGAGTTTAGGCGGGCTGATTATTGCTATTGGCATGTTAATTGATTCGGCTGTGGTGGTAGTGGAGAATGCCTTTGAAAAATTAGGCCATAACAAAACCACCACGAAACTACATGCAATCTATCGCTCCTCTAAAGAAATTGCCCCTTCTGTAGTGAGTGGGGTTGTAATCATCATCGTTTTTTTTGTACCCATTATGTCCTTACAAGGCATTGAGGGTAAAATGTTTGTGCCTTTAGTTAAAGGTATTGTTTTTGCACTACTTGGCACTCTAGTGCTAGCTATTACAGTTATACCTGTGATTAGTTCTATGGTGCTTAAAGTCCAGCCACA contains:
- a CDS encoding TolC family protein, which translates into the protein MRTLLILGFLLACLNARTLSLEEFYKRVEHNSMELIQKKATFISLLEEQKSTNSWDFPFISNETSIVRNYQGIAEPQPRTVLMIKPKLPWVSRLLARSLSIKNVQYRKSYELSRNLAFIGAKRLYLNYILNIEKYNVYSRREQIFLSQLNAAKSKVAAGSMSKKDYINFKNSYLESKLAKINTETLIINQERMLNTMLAIVDPVERGSDFGIFLDKKHALRISGLKFEYVHLGEHALERVLQRSLYVEILDLAAKDYRVNANLANRNVFQNFEFGLGSESYNSATNLSMEFYIPLPVTPKNIHLKRKFMALENGTRAQNEVMKRNIHINANAYLNQLETKEKYIRIQIDAIDNKAKLMEMGRVAYEAQKIGLFEYLFYQNAYMDALIALAEARIEYVNITALLEETLGETLTHIGSAY
- a CDS encoding efflux RND transporter periplasmic adaptor subunit, whose product is MLVLALLLFVSLKAYDEIILTQKQIDSLGIKVVSLDQKFATRGLPFNAYIDFNNFNLKHTVIQSLGFNATVTAIYKSEGEFVKRGDLICEISSIDLSNLYFELQNNKNKLKVALDVSTKDRSLYKQGVIAKREYQNSHLMSQEMSLRVHQLETTFKNFGIDPANPLGSHGFRIIARNSGILSIAPKVLGEKILPFTTYIRISKNNDLIARIKLSVGLARYIKKGSRVFDDDGNIIGVIQSISVVLDKSSNTILAIAFITKGHFHVGEMIDVYVEGTKPKNSLFIPSNAVIKNNQDYLVFVRTKKGFMPTVIKVIEERSLTFVVSDKNISPQAKVATGSLVSLKGIINHLGDD